CCGGCAATACCGAAATTGGATCATGAGACTGCTCGAAGAACAACAGACCAGTATGGTATCCACGCCAATGTAGGTTTTCTCTTTCGCATTTCGATAATCAATTTATCGATCAAtttatagcaaaaaaaaatttttaaagatctcatcgagataaaagaaaaagcgtACCTTCTTACAGGGGTTCACCTATGGTGCCGCTACCGCCGTTGCGTCCGGCTTTAGACAAATTCGTTCACAGCGAGGAGAAGCAAATGACAGATTATCCCCTGTTAGAAGAAAGCTTCACCATACATTTGGGATCTCAGATGAAACAAATGCACAACATACGCATACTGACCGGAGATGTGTTTGATTTTTGCCGCACGAAAAACAGCGAGTCTGGGTAcgtctaataatttttaccgAAGCATAGAAATATACTTGGAATCGATTTATTAATGTCTCCGATAACGTACATTTTTTTcctcaattaaaattatgatggaaaatatattaattttaggaTGGATCCAACACCACAAAGATTGCAAACAGCGTTAGGACTGTATTCGAACGATCTCTGTGGATTAGTCCTCTTAAGCGATAATCATTTAGGCAGTTATTCTGGAATAACAAAAGGTGCTTTCTAACAgactttgaaaattaaaatattctatatacattaaaagttTTCAAACTATTTAATGAGCTTTTTATCTAGGTTTTTATGACATTTCATGTAAACACTTGAATATTATATCGTTGCAGAACTATGTTCGATATGTCAGTTAACTACGGAATTTCATTTTCCATCTATCGATGAGCAATTGGAAAAGATTCGGGAAGACGTGAAGGATGCCGTTGCATGGAGGCAGGCACATTATAGGGAAGGAAGTGATTCCCATGTAAGTGACactattaaaagtttaataatatgatgtagttgataaaatattgaaatgtagAATCGTGCGTGTTGTTTACAGGCGAAAAAATCAACGACAAGCAAGAGTCTGCAAACAGGCGACGTTTTTATCACAAGGCATTCCAATCTGGCACAAGTTCACGTGGTGTTTCACATGGTGGTCAACGATTCCCTGAGATCTGGTAAATAAAATGCCAGTTATAAATTTTCCGCGTAACGGATTACAGAGTTAAATGaacgatattaattttaggTGATATCAACTCGAGACATCCTGCTATTCTGGGATTACGAAATATTCTGAAAACGGCGTGTTGCAACGATGTGACAACGCTGACAATACCCGTGCTGCTCGTTCATGAAATGTCAGAGGTAATCTATTGCTTGGATAATTCAGATAATTCTTAGATAATtaggtaaaaaatataagtaatctACACCGTGTCGCTGTAGGATATGACGGTCGCCTGGTGCACGAAGCGAGCAGAGCTAGTCTTCAAATGTGTAAAAGGCTTTATGATTGAGATGGCGTCCTGGGGTGGAGCTGAGTTAAAGAATCTCCAGTTTCTCGTGCCGAAAGTAAGTCCGACGATAAGCGTAATCTAAGATGAAAGATTAAAAGTAGAAGGAAAAAGATTCCACTCACGCCAATATCACGTTGTTATCATTTGCAGGGAATGTCGGAAGAGGTGTTTGGAACGTTAGCCACAATGTTGCCTAGCATATTTCGGGTGTCGAACCCGTTAGTTTTCAAGGCTACCAGCACGCCGCAAACCCCGAAAAAGTGAACGACTCCCCTTGTTATCGTAACATACGTCGGAAACgctgtttatatttattgtttatcgtGCATATGATATGCAGTCGCAATTATTCATCGCGGGCGCGAAAAAAGATACGGTTCTGTGAACGTCTGACTTTTAATGagctttttgtttatattattttcacacAATTGAGATTTCTCTCCCGAATAGGACagatatttgcaatatttaaaaaaagcctCAAATATCTTGAGAATTATTTAGTGTATGCtgcatttctcttttttaaatgttattaataaaatattttaatatttatatgtattttatttcatctgAATTAATTTCCTAAAATTGTGTTTATACCATCAAGAATAATCCCtctattacataattaattataatcgctaaaatataaaactgaaaatattgtatattgttataatCATAAGTTCTAATCTCTATAATCAtgtaaaattccaaaaataacgtagatttataatcaaatttttatctttaagatTATGAAGCTTCGAAAATAACACATAATTTTACGCACAATTCACCGATAATTACAATGTTAATTACGAGATACACGAGCAACATTATCGTCGTTAGACGCGCGGCACAGAGAGCGAGGTTTATCGCTCTTAGcctgtatttttattctccGTTGCATAGCAGAGCAAATATATTAACGTATTTCGGGCGCGAGTTTAGTCACGAGAAGCACGGTTACTCATGACGTTCTAACGACCCATAAATCTCACGAATACGGAGATATCGCTCCAACgtcatttaataattgaaaaaatatgcgcgattaattaattaattgtgacAAAGAAACAATCGCTGGACCACGGCCTGGGACGAATTTACAGTGCGCGCGACTCGCGTAATCGCTGGTTTATCAGTCAGCGGTGCGTTAGCCTCGGCGATTCTGAACTTCTGACCGGGGACGGATTAAATTCACGCTGCGATTTTCGCGACGCGTCGACAGTctcattttacttaaaaaatatatttgtgcgAGATCTCATGAATTCCTACGTGAGTTCGCTCACGTTCAAACCTTATAACGATTCGTAGCTACAAACGAAGCATATGTATAGGTAACTTAAACGTTATCTGCCAATTAAATTGCACAATAATCGTCGAATTTCGTTACAAATTCGTACATGAACGCGAAGCGAGAATGGCGGTGTCCTTATTTATGTTATGTTAatgtgataatataatttcatcaGAAATAAAATCGCGAAAAAAATTCCCATCGAGATAAAAATCGTAGAAAATCGCAATTTAAAGCGACGCAAATCAGCTAAAGACGTGTTGTGCGTGTGCGTCTCAATCGAAGTGCGGAGTGCATTATAATGCAATTGACTCTTCtacctcccccctcccctcttaATTCGACACTGCAATCTTCGGCAGAGAGTGCCGCAGATGAATTCGTTGTCATTCCATCGGATCGCGGTGCGGGAAACGTAGTTCGCGCTAGTGGTCCTGGTGGTGCGATCGGTCGATCGGGTGCGTCGGGGATCGAATCGCTCTAGAAATCGACTAATTAGATAGCTACTACCTGGCACAATGTGGATCGGATCGCTCGTGTTTTTCGTCATCGTCGTTTCGTTCATCTCGGCAAAAACGGTGGgttagtttttaatttcgcGGTGATTCTTTTTGGCCCTTTCAATCAGATTACGTCGTTTCGTGAGCGTTTCATTTTCTGGGACACCCGATGACACTTTTGTCATTTGCGTCGTGAATATCAGTTTCCGGTCAAATATCAGCTTATCGCTTTCTTAAATTTCATCGTTTTCTTGCGCGAACAATCGCTTCCCGCGATTTAAATGTGTTGAAACGTTAAATTTGcgttctaaaattatatttcgcgAAATGTTTCTCGTGTAATAGTTCGTCTTTTAttgtcaatataaatatttatgaaataaattgagaatTTCGAATCCTATTTGAAAGAAATCGTGCACGTGTTCAAACAATGATCTAAAgtcattttatgcaaaaaagtGAAACGTGTTGAAATCGTGCCCATGTTCAAACAATAATCTGAAGTCATTTTACGCACATAAGTGAAACTGTGTTGAAAAAGAGCTTGCATTGCAGGTTGACCTCTCATTTCGGAAAATGAAGAAAGAAGATTTCTTCATAAGTCTGCAAAACCAGATTCATCTGCAGGAAGTAACGGAGCTCATTCTGAGAGGGAACGAATTCGACAGTTTTCTGGATTGCTCTACCAACCTGGAGCACCTGAGAATACTGGATTTGTCTCAGAATCATCTTCAGCGATTCTTCTTCCTATGCAAGGAAGAATACAATCTACAAGTGTTAAACGTGAGCCACAATAAATTGGAGTACATCGACGATAATGCTTTGAACGATCGGATACCAAAATTAAAGATACTAGACCTTTCCTTCAACAAGCTCACTATTGTTAACGAGACTATGCTGCAACACCTCACggtaactttatttattagtcattttttatttgaaatctcTTATGGAAATTACCTTTGAAATTGATTCTTtcatatatctataaaaaaatatctcggcaatatttgcataaaatatggtCGGTATTAAtagttaaactttttattttatttgtttgctttatgtttattttgagatatattttgtaaccaatcagataa
Above is a window of Monomorium pharaonis isolate MP-MQ-018 chromosome 10, ASM1337386v2, whole genome shotgun sequence DNA encoding:
- the LOC105838542 gene encoding protein C12orf4 homolog isoform X1, whose protein sequence is MTYINISRIMSINKQILKTMNKAEEEYVEKTFVYKFPTCTTNQEYVLEIPLKIPYHGSIKELMYRIMSSFKLPCYVESDLLEALQQNIKELTLQFHDEKAEKLIEAAKTGNLDLEDIIKNWEKIYKQKTVEYSDPIGTTDEELFAAAYHRLVHSPSLEPILQAEHKFGRDVTEVIQMRDTDYENLTQKQTDEMRVAVETLEAGSTEKSINDMAGRHFEEQSLLQGYWGSKIDALRLDQRRQYRNWIMRLLEEQQTSMVSTPMGSPMVPLPPLRPALDKFVHSEEKQMTDYPLLEESFTIHLGSQMKQMHNIRILTGDVFDFCRTKNSESGMDPTPQRLQTALGLYSNDLCGLVLLSDNHLGSYSGITKELCSICQLTTEFHFPSIDEQLEKIREDVKDAVAWRQAHYREGSDSHAKKSTTSKSLQTGDVFITRHSNLAQVHVVFHMVVNDSLRSGDINSRHPAILGLRNILKTACCNDVTTLTIPVLLVHEMSEDMTVAWCTKRAELVFKCVKGFMIEMASWGGAELKNLQFLVPKGMSEEVFGTLATMLPSIFRVSNPLVFKATSTPQTPKK
- the LOC105838542 gene encoding protein C12orf4 homolog isoform X2, with product MNKAEEEYVEKTFVYKFPTCTTNQEYVLEIPLKIPYHGSIKELMYRIMSSFKLPCYVESDLLEALQQNIKELTLQFHDEKAEKLIEAAKTGNLDLEDIIKNWEKIYKQKTVEYSDPIGTTDEELFAAAYHRLVHSPSLEPILQAEHKFGRDVTEVIQMRDTDYENLTQKQTDEMRVAVETLEAGSTEKSINDMAGRHFEEQSLLQGYWGSKIDALRLDQRRQYRNWIMRLLEEQQTSMVSTPMGSPMVPLPPLRPALDKFVHSEEKQMTDYPLLEESFTIHLGSQMKQMHNIRILTGDVFDFCRTKNSESGMDPTPQRLQTALGLYSNDLCGLVLLSDNHLGSYSGITKELCSICQLTTEFHFPSIDEQLEKIREDVKDAVAWRQAHYREGSDSHAKKSTTSKSLQTGDVFITRHSNLAQVHVVFHMVVNDSLRSGDINSRHPAILGLRNILKTACCNDVTTLTIPVLLVHEMSEDMTVAWCTKRAELVFKCVKGFMIEMASWGGAELKNLQFLVPKGMSEEVFGTLATMLPSIFRVSNPLVFKATSTPQTPKK